One region of Drosophila teissieri strain GT53w chromosome 2L, Prin_Dtei_1.1, whole genome shotgun sequence genomic DNA includes:
- the LOC122614899 gene encoding serine protease inhibitor 42Dd isoform X2, with the protein MDLRFFPYACWLLPLLGLVLSSFPPVQSADVTMADAAHQEFARRLALFSINVYGKLSAHKPGENIVFSPFSIQTCAAMARLGAEKETATQLDHGLGLASSEPKQIAQSFHQVLAAYQDSQILRIANKIFVMEGYQLRQEFDQLLSTQFLSAAQNVDFAKNVQAAATINNWVEQRTNHLIKDLVSAEVLSSNSRLVLVNAIHFKGTWQHQFSKHLTRPETFHLDGERTVQVPMMSLKERLRFADLPALDAKALELPYKDSDLSMLIVLPNTKTGLPALEEKLRLTTLSQITQALHETRVVLKLPRFKAEFQVELTEVFQELGMSRMFTDQAQFGKMLQSPEQLKVSAIIHKAFIEVNEEGTEAAAATGIAVRRKRAIISLEESIEFFADHPFTYAVVHQEDLPLFWGSVVLLEENVSASSEHDEL; encoded by the exons ATGGACCTTCGTTTCTTTCCATATG CTTGTTGGTTGCTCCCCCTGCTCGGCCTAGTCCTTTCCTCGTTTCCACCGGTCCAGTCGGCTGACGTCACTATGGCCGACGCCGCCCACCAGGAGTTCGCCCGCCGGTTGGCCCTCTTTTCTATCAACGTGTACGGCAAGCTGTCGGCGCATAAGCCCGGCGAGAACATCGTCTTCTCACCCTTTTCCATCCAGACCTGTGCGGCGATGGCCAGGCTGGGCGCAGAAAAGGAGACGGCCACACAGCTGGACCACGGACTGGGTCTGGCCTCCAGTGAACCGAAGCAAATTGCACAGAGTTTCCACCAGGTGCTGGCCGCCTATCAGGACAGCCAGATCCTGCGCATCGCCAACAAGATTTTCGTGATGGAGGGCTACCAGCTGCGCCAGGAGTTCGACCAGTTATTATCCACGCAGTTTCTCTCGGCGGCTCAGAACGTGGACTTTGCCAAAAATGTCCAAGCAGCGGCTACCATCAACAATTGGGTGGAGCAGCGCACAAACCACCTGATCAAGGACCTTGTGTCGGCTGAAGTACTGAGCTCCAATTCGCGACTGGTACTTGTGAACGCCATTCACTTCAAGGGCACCTGGCAGCACCAGTTCTCTAAACACTTAACCCGCCCCGAAACCTTTCACCTGGATGGCGAGCGAACCGTCCAGGTTCCGATGATGAGTTTAAAGGAACGGTTACGCTTTGCCGATCTGCCGGCGCTAGATGCCAAGGCCCTGGAACTGCCCTACAAGGACTCAGACCTCTCTATGCTAATCGTTCTGCCGAACACCAAGACGGGTCTGCCCGCACTGGAGGAAAAGCTGCGCCTCACGACCCTCTCGCAAATCACGCAGGCGTTGCACGAAACAAGGGTGGTGCTCAAATTGCCCAGGTTTAAGGCAGAGTTCCAAGTGGAGTTGACTGAGGTTTTCCAGGAG CTTGGCATGTCAAGGATGTTCACTGATCAGGCTCAATTTGGAAAAATGCTACAAAGTCCGGAGCAATTGAAAGTGTCAGCCATCATACACAAGGCCTTCATAGAAGTAAACGAAGAGGGAACGGAGGCTGCGGCCGCCACGG GCATTGCGGTGCGTAGGAAGCGCGCTATTATCTCACTTGAGGAATCAATTGAGTTCTTTGCCGACCATCCTTTTACCTATGCCGTTGTGCATCAGGAGGATCTGCCATTGTTTTGGGGCTCAGTTGTGCTGCTCGAGGAAAATGTCTCCGCCTCCAGCGAGCATGATGAGCTGTGA
- the LOC122614899 gene encoding serine protease inhibitor 42Dd isoform X1 — MKSSTPHPRSIWILTACWLLPLLGLVLSSFPPVQSADVTMADAAHQEFARRLALFSINVYGKLSAHKPGENIVFSPFSIQTCAAMARLGAEKETATQLDHGLGLASSEPKQIAQSFHQVLAAYQDSQILRIANKIFVMEGYQLRQEFDQLLSTQFLSAAQNVDFAKNVQAAATINNWVEQRTNHLIKDLVSAEVLSSNSRLVLVNAIHFKGTWQHQFSKHLTRPETFHLDGERTVQVPMMSLKERLRFADLPALDAKALELPYKDSDLSMLIVLPNTKTGLPALEEKLRLTTLSQITQALHETRVVLKLPRFKAEFQVELTEVFQELGMSRMFTDQAQFGKMLQSPEQLKVSAIIHKAFIEVNEEGTEAAAATGIAVRRKRAIISLEESIEFFADHPFTYAVVHQEDLPLFWGSVVLLEENVSASSEHDEL; from the exons atgaaatcGAGCACACCTCACCCACGGTCGATTTGGATACTTACAGCTTGTTGGTTGCTCCCCCTGCTCGGCCTAGTCCTTTCCTCGTTTCCACCGGTCCAGTCGGCTGACGTCACTATGGCCGACGCCGCCCACCAGGAGTTCGCCCGCCGGTTGGCCCTCTTTTCTATCAACGTGTACGGCAAGCTGTCGGCGCATAAGCCCGGCGAGAACATCGTCTTCTCACCCTTTTCCATCCAGACCTGTGCGGCGATGGCCAGGCTGGGCGCAGAAAAGGAGACGGCCACACAGCTGGACCACGGACTGGGTCTGGCCTCCAGTGAACCGAAGCAAATTGCACAGAGTTTCCACCAGGTGCTGGCCGCCTATCAGGACAGCCAGATCCTGCGCATCGCCAACAAGATTTTCGTGATGGAGGGCTACCAGCTGCGCCAGGAGTTCGACCAGTTATTATCCACGCAGTTTCTCTCGGCGGCTCAGAACGTGGACTTTGCCAAAAATGTCCAAGCAGCGGCTACCATCAACAATTGGGTGGAGCAGCGCACAAACCACCTGATCAAGGACCTTGTGTCGGCTGAAGTACTGAGCTCCAATTCGCGACTGGTACTTGTGAACGCCATTCACTTCAAGGGCACCTGGCAGCACCAGTTCTCTAAACACTTAACCCGCCCCGAAACCTTTCACCTGGATGGCGAGCGAACCGTCCAGGTTCCGATGATGAGTTTAAAGGAACGGTTACGCTTTGCCGATCTGCCGGCGCTAGATGCCAAGGCCCTGGAACTGCCCTACAAGGACTCAGACCTCTCTATGCTAATCGTTCTGCCGAACACCAAGACGGGTCTGCCCGCACTGGAGGAAAAGCTGCGCCTCACGACCCTCTCGCAAATCACGCAGGCGTTGCACGAAACAAGGGTGGTGCTCAAATTGCCCAGGTTTAAGGCAGAGTTCCAAGTGGAGTTGACTGAGGTTTTCCAGGAG CTTGGCATGTCAAGGATGTTCACTGATCAGGCTCAATTTGGAAAAATGCTACAAAGTCCGGAGCAATTGAAAGTGTCAGCCATCATACACAAGGCCTTCATAGAAGTAAACGAAGAGGGAACGGAGGCTGCGGCCGCCACGG GCATTGCGGTGCGTAGGAAGCGCGCTATTATCTCACTTGAGGAATCAATTGAGTTCTTTGCCGACCATCCTTTTACCTATGCCGTTGTGCATCAGGAGGATCTGCCATTGTTTTGGGGCTCAGTTGTGCTGCTCGAGGAAAATGTCTCCGCCTCCAGCGAGCATGATGAGCTGTGA
- the LOC122614899 gene encoding antichymotrypsin-2 isoform X3, translating into MKSSTPHPRSIWILTACWLLPLLGLVLSSFPPVQSADVTMADAAHQEFARRLALFSINVYGKLSAHKPGENIVFSPFSIQTCAAMARLGAEKETATQLDHGLGLASSEPKQIAQSFHQVLAAYQDSQILRIANKIFVMEGYQLRQEFDQLLSTQFLSAAQNVDFAKNVQAAATINNWVEQRTNHLIKDLVSAEVLSSNSRLVLVNAIHFKGTWQHQFSKHLTRPETFHLDGERTVQVPMMSLKERLRFADLPALDAKALELPYKDSDLSMLIVLPNTKTGLPALEEKLRLTTLSQITQALHETRVVLKLPRFKAEFQVELTEVFQELGMSRMFTDQAQFGKMLQSPEQLKVSAIIHKAFIEVNEEGTEAAAATGLFLSFRSMPMPNPDPILFYVDHPFNFYILNKDSTALFAGSIKKV; encoded by the exons atgaaatcGAGCACACCTCACCCACGGTCGATTTGGATACTTACAGCTTGTTGGTTGCTCCCCCTGCTCGGCCTAGTCCTTTCCTCGTTTCCACCGGTCCAGTCGGCTGACGTCACTATGGCCGACGCCGCCCACCAGGAGTTCGCCCGCCGGTTGGCCCTCTTTTCTATCAACGTGTACGGCAAGCTGTCGGCGCATAAGCCCGGCGAGAACATCGTCTTCTCACCCTTTTCCATCCAGACCTGTGCGGCGATGGCCAGGCTGGGCGCAGAAAAGGAGACGGCCACACAGCTGGACCACGGACTGGGTCTGGCCTCCAGTGAACCGAAGCAAATTGCACAGAGTTTCCACCAGGTGCTGGCCGCCTATCAGGACAGCCAGATCCTGCGCATCGCCAACAAGATTTTCGTGATGGAGGGCTACCAGCTGCGCCAGGAGTTCGACCAGTTATTATCCACGCAGTTTCTCTCGGCGGCTCAGAACGTGGACTTTGCCAAAAATGTCCAAGCAGCGGCTACCATCAACAATTGGGTGGAGCAGCGCACAAACCACCTGATCAAGGACCTTGTGTCGGCTGAAGTACTGAGCTCCAATTCGCGACTGGTACTTGTGAACGCCATTCACTTCAAGGGCACCTGGCAGCACCAGTTCTCTAAACACTTAACCCGCCCCGAAACCTTTCACCTGGATGGCGAGCGAACCGTCCAGGTTCCGATGATGAGTTTAAAGGAACGGTTACGCTTTGCCGATCTGCCGGCGCTAGATGCCAAGGCCCTGGAACTGCCCTACAAGGACTCAGACCTCTCTATGCTAATCGTTCTGCCGAACACCAAGACGGGTCTGCCCGCACTGGAGGAAAAGCTGCGCCTCACGACCCTCTCGCAAATCACGCAGGCGTTGCACGAAACAAGGGTGGTGCTCAAATTGCCCAGGTTTAAGGCAGAGTTCCAAGTGGAGTTGACTGAGGTTTTCCAGGAG CTTGGCATGTCAAGGATGTTCACTGATCAGGCTCAATTTGGAAAAATGCTACAAAGTCCGGAGCAATTGAAAGTGTCAGCCATCATACACAAGGCCTTCATAGAAGTAAACGAAGAGGGAACGGAGGCTGCGGCCGCCACGG GTTTATTCCTGAGCTTTAGATCGATGCCCATGCCGAACCCGGATCCGATACTTTTCTATGTCGATCATCCATTTAACTTTTACATTCTAAACAAGGACTCAACAGCTCTCTTCGCTGGCAGCATAAAGAAAGTATAA
- the LOC122614899 gene encoding serine protease inhibitor 42Dd isoform X5: MKSSTPHPRSIWILTACWLLPLLGLVLSSFPPVQSADVTMADAAHQEFARRLALFSINVYGKLSAHKPGENIVFSPFSIQTCAAMARLGAEKETATQLDHGLGLASSEPKQIAQSFHQVLAAYQDSQILRIANKIFVMEGYQLRQEFDQLLSTQFLSAAQNVDFAKNVQAAATINNWVEQRTNHLIKDLVSAEVLSSNSRLVLVNAIHFKGTWQHQFSKHLTRPETFHLDGERTVQVPMMSLKERLRFADLPALDAKALELPYKDSDLSMLIVLPNTKTGLPALEEKLRLTTLSQITQALHETRVVLKLPRFKAEFQVELTEVFQELGMSRMFTDQAQFGKMLQSPEQLKVSAIIHKAFIEVNEEGTEAAAATGFRVMPVAGFSRKNFIANHPFAFYVKSHLDLPIFTGRHLG; encoded by the exons atgaaatcGAGCACACCTCACCCACGGTCGATTTGGATACTTACAGCTTGTTGGTTGCTCCCCCTGCTCGGCCTAGTCCTTTCCTCGTTTCCACCGGTCCAGTCGGCTGACGTCACTATGGCCGACGCCGCCCACCAGGAGTTCGCCCGCCGGTTGGCCCTCTTTTCTATCAACGTGTACGGCAAGCTGTCGGCGCATAAGCCCGGCGAGAACATCGTCTTCTCACCCTTTTCCATCCAGACCTGTGCGGCGATGGCCAGGCTGGGCGCAGAAAAGGAGACGGCCACACAGCTGGACCACGGACTGGGTCTGGCCTCCAGTGAACCGAAGCAAATTGCACAGAGTTTCCACCAGGTGCTGGCCGCCTATCAGGACAGCCAGATCCTGCGCATCGCCAACAAGATTTTCGTGATGGAGGGCTACCAGCTGCGCCAGGAGTTCGACCAGTTATTATCCACGCAGTTTCTCTCGGCGGCTCAGAACGTGGACTTTGCCAAAAATGTCCAAGCAGCGGCTACCATCAACAATTGGGTGGAGCAGCGCACAAACCACCTGATCAAGGACCTTGTGTCGGCTGAAGTACTGAGCTCCAATTCGCGACTGGTACTTGTGAACGCCATTCACTTCAAGGGCACCTGGCAGCACCAGTTCTCTAAACACTTAACCCGCCCCGAAACCTTTCACCTGGATGGCGAGCGAACCGTCCAGGTTCCGATGATGAGTTTAAAGGAACGGTTACGCTTTGCCGATCTGCCGGCGCTAGATGCCAAGGCCCTGGAACTGCCCTACAAGGACTCAGACCTCTCTATGCTAATCGTTCTGCCGAACACCAAGACGGGTCTGCCCGCACTGGAGGAAAAGCTGCGCCTCACGACCCTCTCGCAAATCACGCAGGCGTTGCACGAAACAAGGGTGGTGCTCAAATTGCCCAGGTTTAAGGCAGAGTTCCAAGTGGAGTTGACTGAGGTTTTCCAGGAG CTTGGCATGTCAAGGATGTTCACTGATCAGGCTCAATTTGGAAAAATGCTACAAAGTCCGGAGCAATTGAAAGTGTCAGCCATCATACACAAGGCCTTCATAGAAGTAAACGAAGAGGGAACGGAGGCTGCGGCCGCCACGG GATTCCGGGTGATGCCCGTGGCTGGCTTCAGTCGCAAGAACTTCATTGCTAACCATCCTTTTGCATTCTACGTGAAGTCCCATTTGGATCTGCCGATATTCACTGGGCGTCACTTGGGTTAA
- the LOC122614899 gene encoding antichymotrypsin-2 isoform X4 — translation MKSSTPHPRSIWILTACWLLPLLGLVLSSFPPVQSADVTMADAAHQEFARRLALFSINVYGKLSAHKPGENIVFSPFSIQTCAAMARLGAEKETATQLDHGLGLASSEPKQIAQSFHQVLAAYQDSQILRIANKIFVMEGYQLRQEFDQLLSTQFLSAAQNVDFAKNVQAAATINNWVEQRTNHLIKDLVSAEVLSSNSRLVLVNAIHFKGTWQHQFSKHLTRPETFHLDGERTVQVPMMSLKERLRFADLPALDAKALELPYKDSDLSMLIVLPNTKTGLPALEEKLRLTTLSQITQALHETRVVLKLPRFKAEFQVELTEVFQELGMSRMFTDQAQFGKMLQSPEQLKVSAIIHKAFIEVNEEGTEAAAATGMVMCFATMLTYEPQPVRFHVKHPFNYYIINKDSTNLFAGRINKI, via the exons atgaaatcGAGCACACCTCACCCACGGTCGATTTGGATACTTACAGCTTGTTGGTTGCTCCCCCTGCTCGGCCTAGTCCTTTCCTCGTTTCCACCGGTCCAGTCGGCTGACGTCACTATGGCCGACGCCGCCCACCAGGAGTTCGCCCGCCGGTTGGCCCTCTTTTCTATCAACGTGTACGGCAAGCTGTCGGCGCATAAGCCCGGCGAGAACATCGTCTTCTCACCCTTTTCCATCCAGACCTGTGCGGCGATGGCCAGGCTGGGCGCAGAAAAGGAGACGGCCACACAGCTGGACCACGGACTGGGTCTGGCCTCCAGTGAACCGAAGCAAATTGCACAGAGTTTCCACCAGGTGCTGGCCGCCTATCAGGACAGCCAGATCCTGCGCATCGCCAACAAGATTTTCGTGATGGAGGGCTACCAGCTGCGCCAGGAGTTCGACCAGTTATTATCCACGCAGTTTCTCTCGGCGGCTCAGAACGTGGACTTTGCCAAAAATGTCCAAGCAGCGGCTACCATCAACAATTGGGTGGAGCAGCGCACAAACCACCTGATCAAGGACCTTGTGTCGGCTGAAGTACTGAGCTCCAATTCGCGACTGGTACTTGTGAACGCCATTCACTTCAAGGGCACCTGGCAGCACCAGTTCTCTAAACACTTAACCCGCCCCGAAACCTTTCACCTGGATGGCGAGCGAACCGTCCAGGTTCCGATGATGAGTTTAAAGGAACGGTTACGCTTTGCCGATCTGCCGGCGCTAGATGCCAAGGCCCTGGAACTGCCCTACAAGGACTCAGACCTCTCTATGCTAATCGTTCTGCCGAACACCAAGACGGGTCTGCCCGCACTGGAGGAAAAGCTGCGCCTCACGACCCTCTCGCAAATCACGCAGGCGTTGCACGAAACAAGGGTGGTGCTCAAATTGCCCAGGTTTAAGGCAGAGTTCCAAGTGGAGTTGACTGAGGTTTTCCAGGAG CTTGGCATGTCAAGGATGTTCACTGATCAGGCTCAATTTGGAAAAATGCTACAAAGTCCGGAGCAATTGAAAGTGTCAGCCATCATACACAAGGCCTTCATAGAAGTAAACGAAGAGGGAACGGAGGCTGCGGCCGCCACGG GAATGGTCATGTGCTTCGCCACTATGCTCACGTACGAACCGCAGCCCGTCCGATTCCATGTCAAGCATCCATTTAACTATTATATAATCAATAAGGATTCTACAAATTTGTTTGCGGGAAGAATCAACAAGATTTAA
- the LOC122614899 gene encoding serine protease inhibitor 42Dd isoform X6: MADAAHQEFARRLALFSINVYGKLSAHKPGENIVFSPFSIQTCAAMARLGAEKETATQLDHGLGLASSEPKQIAQSFHQVLAAYQDSQILRIANKIFVMEGYQLRQEFDQLLSTQFLSAAQNVDFAKNVQAAATINNWVEQRTNHLIKDLVSAEVLSSNSRLVLVNAIHFKGTWQHQFSKHLTRPETFHLDGERTVQVPMMSLKERLRFADLPALDAKALELPYKDSDLSMLIVLPNTKTGLPALEEKLRLTTLSQITQALHETRVVLKLPRFKAEFQVELTEVFQELGMSRMFTDQAQFGKMLQSPEQLKVSAIIHKAFIEVNEEGTEAAAATGIAVRRKRAIISLEESIEFFADHPFTYAVVHQEDLPLFWGSVVLLEENVSASSEHDEL, encoded by the exons ATGGCCGACGCCGCCCACCAGGAGTTCGCCCGCCGGTTGGCCCTCTTTTCTATCAACGTGTACGGCAAGCTGTCGGCGCATAAGCCCGGCGAGAACATCGTCTTCTCACCCTTTTCCATCCAGACCTGTGCGGCGATGGCCAGGCTGGGCGCAGAAAAGGAGACGGCCACACAGCTGGACCACGGACTGGGTCTGGCCTCCAGTGAACCGAAGCAAATTGCACAGAGTTTCCACCAGGTGCTGGCCGCCTATCAGGACAGCCAGATCCTGCGCATCGCCAACAAGATTTTCGTGATGGAGGGCTACCAGCTGCGCCAGGAGTTCGACCAGTTATTATCCACGCAGTTTCTCTCGGCGGCTCAGAACGTGGACTTTGCCAAAAATGTCCAAGCAGCGGCTACCATCAACAATTGGGTGGAGCAGCGCACAAACCACCTGATCAAGGACCTTGTGTCGGCTGAAGTACTGAGCTCCAATTCGCGACTGGTACTTGTGAACGCCATTCACTTCAAGGGCACCTGGCAGCACCAGTTCTCTAAACACTTAACCCGCCCCGAAACCTTTCACCTGGATGGCGAGCGAACCGTCCAGGTTCCGATGATGAGTTTAAAGGAACGGTTACGCTTTGCCGATCTGCCGGCGCTAGATGCCAAGGCCCTGGAACTGCCCTACAAGGACTCAGACCTCTCTATGCTAATCGTTCTGCCGAACACCAAGACGGGTCTGCCCGCACTGGAGGAAAAGCTGCGCCTCACGACCCTCTCGCAAATCACGCAGGCGTTGCACGAAACAAGGGTGGTGCTCAAATTGCCCAGGTTTAAGGCAGAGTTCCAAGTGGAGTTGACTGAGGTTTTCCAGGAG CTTGGCATGTCAAGGATGTTCACTGATCAGGCTCAATTTGGAAAAATGCTACAAAGTCCGGAGCAATTGAAAGTGTCAGCCATCATACACAAGGCCTTCATAGAAGTAAACGAAGAGGGAACGGAGGCTGCGGCCGCCACGG GCATTGCGGTGCGTAGGAAGCGCGCTATTATCTCACTTGAGGAATCAATTGAGTTCTTTGCCGACCATCCTTTTACCTATGCCGTTGTGCATCAGGAGGATCTGCCATTGTTTTGGGGCTCAGTTGTGCTGCTCGAGGAAAATGTCTCCGCCTCCAGCGAGCATGATGAGCTGTGA